The Methanobacterium sp. BAmetb5 genome includes a region encoding these proteins:
- a CDS encoding glycosyltransferase family 39 protein, with protein sequence MMTGISDNFFDKIKGHSSTVIFLLALNLIISFITYNCFQIQLSIGPVWDTYDFMANAALMAGKGVGYFDLLRPPFLSFLTAIYYSVDGLTLWPIAAIDCVIFVLGVIGLYLLLKLRFDDLTSFLGSLIFATLPIILTYVGAGFTDNPSVCIAIWAMLFTVLAVKKDSRLFYLSFPLAMISFLTRFSMALLIFPIFLYLVINWEKIKGLKYVRDILIGIIISFALLIPVFMFYANFGSPIYPFLDFFGSSSGASAAGGMHFAYNTDFFYFVKLLPYLIGPESIGVLFIFLLGMILYIFNRFRNKTNSNGVNNDKIHKLMENKGKIIALMVVLVIFVLTIQKIHYLISETLFFILCYLFYDWIKVLGSKDLDLDFLFLSWGMTFFLFHSIYIIKDYRYFVGMAPSTIYFLMRGFCWAVSQFGFKFKGHNITQLAMASFLIILVLFSTLSSFSGIHEANIELQTLNGDIITASDWFVQYDPEYKNKVIYSDFWPYSGWYLHMNISKMPIFRDGEVLYCGAKDYNFTQQDILGYNNELESHNAEYYFSMRKGLNFTNYKPIKQFGSVTLYKRE encoded by the coding sequence ATGATGACTGGAATTTCTGATAATTTCTTTGATAAGATAAAAGGCCATTCCTCAACTGTTATCTTTTTACTGGCTTTAAACTTAATTATAAGCTTCATAACCTACAACTGTTTCCAGATACAACTATCCATCGGTCCAGTGTGGGATACCTATGATTTCATGGCCAACGCCGCCCTAATGGCCGGTAAGGGAGTTGGTTACTTTGACCTGTTACGCCCCCCTTTCCTGTCCTTCCTGACTGCAATTTACTACAGTGTTGATGGTCTGACCCTGTGGCCCATTGCCGCCATTGACTGTGTGATATTCGTTCTGGGAGTTATAGGATTATACTTATTGTTGAAACTCCGTTTTGATGATTTGACCAGTTTTCTAGGTTCTTTAATCTTTGCCACGTTACCCATAATCCTAACCTACGTGGGAGCGGGATTCACAGACAATCCCAGTGTGTGTATAGCGATCTGGGCCATGCTATTCACAGTACTGGCAGTTAAGAAAGACTCAAGATTATTCTATTTATCATTCCCCCTGGCAATGATATCATTTTTAACCCGCTTTTCAATGGCATTATTAATCTTCCCGATTTTCTTGTATCTAGTTATTAATTGGGAAAAGATCAAGGGCCTAAAATACGTAAGGGATATTCTAATTGGAATAATAATCTCCTTTGCACTATTAATTCCAGTTTTCATGTTCTATGCCAACTTTGGAAGTCCTATTTATCCATTTCTGGACTTTTTCGGGTCCAGCTCCGGAGCATCAGCAGCCGGTGGAATGCACTTTGCCTATAACACTGATTTCTTCTACTTTGTCAAGTTATTACCCTATTTAATAGGTCCAGAGTCAATAGGAGTCCTTTTTATCTTTTTGTTGGGAATGATCCTGTATATTTTTAACAGATTCCGAAATAAAACCAATTCAAATGGGGTTAATAATGATAAAATTCACAAATTAATGGAGAATAAAGGAAAAATCATAGCTCTCATGGTAGTTTTGGTTATATTTGTTTTAACCATCCAAAAAATCCATTACCTCATATCAGAGACATTATTTTTCATATTGTGTTATTTATTCTATGACTGGATAAAGGTTTTAGGATCTAAAGACTTAGATCTTGATTTCCTATTCTTATCCTGGGGAATGACATTCTTCCTATTCCACAGTATCTATATAATTAAAGATTACCGATATTTTGTGGGTATGGCCCCTTCCACCATCTATTTCTTAATGAGGGGATTCTGTTGGGCAGTTTCCCAGTTTGGGTTTAAGTTTAAAGGTCATAATATCACTCAGCTGGCCATGGCATCATTCTTAATAATCCTGGTTTTATTTTCAACTTTGTCTTCGTTTTCAGGGATACACGAAGCCAACATCGAGTTGCAAACCCTGAATGGAGATATTATTACTGCCAGTGATTGGTTTGTTCAATATGATCCGGAATATAAAAACAAGGTGATCTACTCTGATTTCTGGCCCTATTCTGGATGGTATCTGCACATGAATATTAGTAAAATGCCCATATTCAGGGATGGTGAAGTGCTCTACTGTGGGGCCAAGGACTATAACTTCACACAACAGGATATACTTGGTTACAACAATGAATTGGAATCTCATAATGCAGAATATTACTTTTCAATGAGAAAAGGACTGAATTTCACCAATTACAAACCTATTAAACAGTTTGGCTCAGTAACGCTCTACAAAAGAGAGTAG
- a CDS encoding phosphopantetheine adenylyltransferase, with product MTSTQYNRVAVGGTFDKFHQGHRLLINKAFQVGKEVLIGVTSDKFGGMKGEIEPCNVRMSNLNSLLKGRSGYTISRLDDPYGVTVHDETVEAIVVSPETEPTAFQINEIRREKGMKPLDIITISMVLAEDGKPISSTRIRRGEIDPRGTVIKKGE from the coding sequence ATGACCTCAACCCAATATAACCGGGTGGCAGTGGGAGGAACCTTTGATAAATTCCACCAGGGCCACCGCTTACTCATAAACAAGGCATTCCAGGTGGGAAAAGAAGTCCTGATAGGAGTGACCTCCGATAAGTTCGGGGGAATGAAGGGGGAAATAGAACCCTGCAACGTGCGCATGTCCAACCTCAACTCCCTGCTCAAAGGACGTTCCGGTTACACTATATCCCGACTGGACGACCCCTACGGAGTAACGGTACATGATGAAACTGTTGAAGCCATAGTGGTAAGTCCGGAAACCGAACCCACCGCCTTCCAGATCAATGAAATACGCCGGGAGAAAGGTATGAAACCCCTGGACATAATCACCATAAGCATGGTACTGGCTGAGGATGGTAAACCCATATCTTCCACCCGCATACGCCGGGGAGAAATAGATCCCCGGGGAACAGTGATTAAAAAGGGTGAATAA
- a CDS encoding radical SAM protein, producing the protein MLLEHNVVVKDPLRIGLRFASCYPNLYRSAMSSLGFHIIYDFLNHQEDVYCERVVYPYGKSLETGSPLKDFDVVGFSLQYEQDYPHVLEMLRKGGLKVRKEDRSPQDPLVIAGGPCASSNPLPMSQFVDLFLVGDGEVILPQLLEKIAQLDNPRQDIDALLDVEGVYIPGNKVKLVQVEDMRDAWRPVKQVYPETDNPDLIPAFGRSFLLEVSRGCARGCRFCMAGCMYRPRREVDLKTLLKTAEEGRKSTGLNKIALIGGAVSDYSRIEELCRELLQREFQVTTPSLRIESISTELLESLKESGLRTITIAPESAWRLRKLVNKPITDEDIQRTMETAFQMKLNVKLYFLVGLPTETHEDLEDLVNLVGDLKAMAPHPDSLRISVNPFIPKPHTPFQWAEFNLKETKGKVKFLKKHLKNKHFKVESPNKSLVQYILSLGGTELADIIEESSHGRVSLSKWKQLTPHITHTELPWKDIDVGVSDEFLEKEYNKALKGDLTPWCETFGCYHCGSCP; encoded by the coding sequence ATGCTCTTGGAACACAACGTGGTGGTGAAGGATCCCCTCCGAATAGGGCTTCGCTTCGCTTCGTGCTATCCCAACCTTTACCGTAGTGCCATGTCCTCACTGGGTTTCCATATTATCTACGACTTCCTGAACCACCAGGAGGATGTTTACTGTGAGAGAGTGGTCTACCCCTATGGTAAGAGTCTGGAGACTGGTTCCCCCCTGAAGGATTTTGATGTAGTGGGCTTCTCCCTCCAGTACGAACAGGATTATCCTCATGTACTGGAAATGCTACGTAAAGGTGGTTTGAAGGTCCGAAAGGAAGATCGATCACCCCAGGACCCCCTGGTCATTGCCGGTGGTCCCTGTGCCAGTTCCAATCCCCTGCCCATGTCCCAGTTCGTGGACCTGTTCCTGGTGGGTGATGGTGAAGTAATTCTACCACAACTTCTGGAGAAAATAGCCCAGTTGGACAACCCCCGCCAGGATATAGATGCTTTACTGGATGTGGAGGGGGTTTATATCCCGGGTAATAAGGTGAAACTGGTTCAGGTGGAGGATATGCGTGATGCCTGGCGCCCGGTGAAACAGGTTTACCCGGAAACAGATAATCCGGACCTGATCCCGGCCTTTGGAAGGTCATTCCTCCTGGAGGTTTCCCGGGGCTGTGCCCGGGGTTGTCGTTTCTGCATGGCGGGTTGCATGTACCGGCCCCGCAGGGAAGTGGATCTTAAAACTCTTTTAAAGACAGCTGAAGAAGGGAGAAAATCCACTGGCCTGAATAAGATTGCCCTCATTGGTGGTGCTGTTTCTGATTACTCCCGGATCGAGGAACTGTGCCGTGAACTCCTCCAGAGAGAATTCCAGGTAACCACCCCCTCCCTGCGTATTGAATCCATCTCCACAGAACTTCTAGAGAGTTTAAAGGAAAGTGGACTCAGGACCATTACCATTGCACCGGAATCCGCCTGGAGACTCCGTAAACTGGTGAACAAACCCATCACCGATGAGGATATCCAGAGGACCATGGAAACTGCCTTCCAAATGAAGTTGAATGTTAAGCTCTATTTCCTGGTAGGACTCCCCACGGAAACACATGAGGATCTGGAAGACCTGGTGAATCTAGTAGGGGATCTGAAAGCTATGGCACCACACCCTGATTCTCTCCGCATAAGTGTCAACCCATTCATACCAAAGCCCCACACACCCTTCCAGTGGGCAGAGTTCAATCTTAAGGAAACCAAAGGCAAGGTGAAATTCCTTAAAAAACACCTGAAAAACAAACACTTTAAGGTGGAAAGCCCTAACAAATCCCTGGTACAGTACATACTATCCCTGGGGGGTACGGAACTGGCGGATATAATTGAAGAATCTTCCCATGGAAGGGTTTCCCTCTCAAAATGGAAACAACTAACACCCCACATCACTCATACCGAACTCCCCTGGAAAGACATAGATGTGGGGGTCAGTGATGAATTCCTGGAAAAAGAATATAATAAAGCCCTGAAAGGTGATTTAACACCTTGGTGTGAGACTTTTGGCTGTTACCACTGTGGATCCTGTCCTTAA
- the yjjX gene encoding inosine/xanthosine triphosphatase produces MKIVVASKNPVKLKATQNILEKIYPAVEVEDRDVDSGVPDQPIGLEVTVQGAINRAKNAFSPDFDLSVGIESGLLEVPNSITGYLDLQWCAIYDGEKITLGVSAGFEYPPMVIEQVLGGKEVGDVMDQVTGVDKLGQKTGAVSHLTQGMLDRTGNTEQCVLMAMVPRMNDNLYFE; encoded by the coding sequence ATGAAGATTGTGGTTGCTTCTAAAAATCCAGTGAAGTTAAAGGCCACCCAGAATATCCTGGAGAAGATCTACCCTGCAGTGGAAGTAGAGGACCGGGACGTGGATTCTGGTGTGCCAGACCAGCCCATAGGACTGGAGGTCACAGTTCAGGGTGCCATCAACCGGGCAAAAAATGCGTTTTCTCCAGATTTCGACCTTTCCGTGGGCATAGAATCAGGTCTACTGGAAGTACCCAACAGTATAACCGGTTACCTGGACCTGCAGTGGTGTGCCATCTACGATGGAGAAAAAATCACCCTGGGAGTGAGTGCTGGTTTTGAATATCCGCCCATGGTCATAGAACAGGTTTTGGGTGGTAAGGAAGTGGGGGATGTAATGGACCAAGTTACGGGTGTGGATAAGTTAGGACAGAAAACAGGTGCAGTGAGCCACCTCACCCAGGGAATGCTGGACCGCACGGGAAACACGGAACAGTGTGTGTTGATGGCCATGGTGCCCCGGATGAATGATAATTTGTATTTTGAATGA